One window from the genome of Gemmatimonadota bacterium encodes:
- a CDS encoding serine hydrolase: MNSDPGLPTVAPEEVGLSATRLHRINHLMQRYIDEDKLVSIITMVCRQGKIAHFSCFGTQDTKVPTTRDTIFRIYSMTKPITTVAAMMLYEEGLFQLDDPVSNYIPELKDVKVFAGTDAPPEDLEREITIRHLMTHTSGMTYGFMGNSPVEQMYNQAKINRPDHSTKEMVQTLATLPLANQPGAAWRYSVSTDVLGHFVEVISGMPLNAFFRERILDPLDMEDTEFWVREGQGHRFTTNYGPAQEGGIRVIDDPATSKFSSPQKFFSGGGGLVSTASDYIRFCHLMLNGGAFQGVRLLGRKTVELMTMNHVPDELMPISLGLANLSGEGFGLGGAILLDAAAGGPGSVGTFRWGGAATTAFWIDYEEELVGLLLTQFMPANYYRIRAEFKTLVYQALIG; this comes from the coding sequence TTGAACAGTGATCCAGGACTTCCCACCGTTGCACCAGAAGAAGTGGGACTATCGGCTACGCGCTTGCACCGCATCAACCACCTGATGCAACGATATATCGACGAAGACAAACTCGTCAGCATCATAACGATGGTTTGTCGGCAGGGCAAAATCGCACATTTTTCTTGTTTCGGGACGCAAGACACAAAAGTACCCACAACACGCGATACGATCTTTCGGATTTATTCCATGACCAAACCCATCACAACTGTCGCGGCCATGATGCTCTATGAAGAGGGACTTTTTCAACTGGATGATCCCGTATCGAATTATATTCCAGAATTGAAAGATGTAAAAGTCTTCGCCGGTACAGACGCTCCACCAGAGGACCTGGAGCGAGAAATCACGATTCGCCATTTAATGACCCACACATCGGGGATGACCTATGGTTTTATGGGCAATTCCCCCGTCGAACAAATGTATAACCAGGCAAAAATTAATCGGCCAGACCATTCGACAAAAGAAATGGTGCAAACACTGGCAACGCTACCCCTGGCGAATCAACCGGGTGCAGCCTGGCGCTACAGCGTATCGACCGACGTGCTCGGGCATTTTGTCGAAGTCATCTCCGGCATGCCGCTCAATGCGTTTTTCAGAGAGCGAATTTTAGATCCCCTCGACATGGAAGACACGGAATTTTGGGTACGCGAGGGACAGGGACATCGGTTTACAACAAATTACGGCCCGGCACAAGAAGGTGGGATTCGAGTAATTGACGACCCTGCGACCAGCAAATTTTCCAGTCCGCAAAAATTCTTCTCCGGTGGCGGCGGATTGGTCTCCACAGCCTCTGATTACATCCGCTTCTGCCACCTGATGCTCAATGGGGGCGCGTTTCAAGGCGTACGACTATTGGGACGCAAAACCGTCGAACTGATGACAATGAACCACGTGCCCGACGAATTGATGCCCATCTCTCTGGGACTGGCAAATCTATCGGGTGAGGGTTTTGGACTGGGAGGCGCGATTTTGCTCGATGCAGCCGCTGGCGGTCCCGGCAGTGTGGGAACATTTCGCTGGGGCGGTGCGGCAACAACAGCGTTCTGGATCGATTATGAAGAAGAACTCGTCGGGCTATTGCTCACGCAATTTATGCCCGCAAATTATTACCGCATTCGCGCTGAATTCAAGACACTCGTGTACCAGGCATTAATTGGATAA
- a CDS encoding sugar phosphate isomerase/epimerase produces MSRRFGYNMDRTTPLEEGIVWGAENGFRYIDFQADMPPNNLASFDNARVKRIRDLCEKHAVQIGVHPSSAINNAEYVPILSEAVDVYVNANFDLAVQLGCGWIVGHGGYHFGDIASRRDAVMERMKRLVHRAEKTDIAIYFENHNLEPEHAEIHYLPHNVEETQWFFDAIQSDHFKWAFNVAHGHLVPEGWDGFLDTFGVDNIGQVRINDNNGDYEIHLVPGEGTIDFDALLKRLNAMGYEGWFSLGFGNAADKIRIKNEFEKNL; encoded by the coding sequence GTGAGCAGACGATTTGGATACAACATGGACAGAACCACACCCCTTGAAGAAGGCATTGTATGGGGTGCAGAAAATGGATTTCGCTATATCGACTTTCAGGCCGACATGCCCCCAAATAATCTCGCTTCTTTTGACAATGCGCGCGTAAAACGCATTCGAGATTTGTGTGAAAAACACGCAGTGCAGATCGGCGTACATCCCTCCTCCGCCATTAACAATGCCGAATATGTCCCAATTCTATCCGAAGCAGTCGATGTCTATGTAAACGCCAATTTTGATCTGGCAGTTCAGTTGGGATGTGGCTGGATCGTCGGCCATGGGGGCTATCACTTTGGCGATATAGCCTCGCGCCGAGATGCCGTCATGGAACGCATGAAACGACTGGTACATCGGGCGGAAAAAACCGATATCGCGATCTATTTTGAAAACCACAACCTGGAACCCGAACACGCCGAGATTCACTACTTGCCGCACAATGTTGAAGAGACGCAATGGTTTTTTGATGCCATTCAATCCGATCACTTCAAGTGGGCTTTCAACGTCGCGCACGGACATCTCGTACCCGAAGGCTGGGATGGATTTCTCGATACCTTTGGCGTAGATAACATCGGCCAGGTACGCATCAATGACAACAATGGCGATTACGAAATACACCTGGTACCGGGAGAAGGCACAATCGACTTTGACGCGCTTCTCAAACGCTTAAACGCCATGGGCTACGAAGGATGGTTCAGCCTGGGCTTTGGAAATGCAGCCGACAAAATTCGCATAAAAAACGAGTTTGAAAAAAATCTATAA